A region from the Bactrocera dorsalis isolate Fly_Bdor chromosome 1, ASM2337382v1, whole genome shotgun sequence genome encodes:
- the LOC105222388 gene encoding carboxylesterase 5A-like, which produces MAKFTLTEAHCVVKLLIVFVFFTTLICCDATVAEESIGKTRIKRIVGGRHSKAPPPDDPVVFTRVFNRDARVEGFRNPATGIYSFLGLYYAEPPVGRLRFARPVYKRMAGDINATQFGPPCIQPHPYNNRRIVGSENCLLLNVYTPHMPDETTGLPVYVWIHPGGFRFGSAAQYDATPMARQGVIVVTLQYRLGSLGIMGDGTKEFDGNLAIFDMATALRWVNDYIRHFGGDPRQVKAIGHGSGAACAMFLSMSRTARSATDISGVVAMSGTALSQYATDKEPVQSVEEVANINGCPTENELTIVECMREKSAEDIIQNDSKVQTERLAGRAIVKGLSGSVGFTPHIEGKNDGRGLPSLIVDEPEQQLRSGSFTPIPLLTGVTKHETANAVGIGTLNRIFGSAQQFLNSLSGTLKDLSGFLRIDKVTGEILQPVLPGLTEALTPTLNDILKVPESLSLDEVLAKVIDTSTDIIFNLPAVLTLQVWSDLAPSFMYSFEYNGTRSKGIHFLRGLPIVSEYADNGNSELVAHGDELGYMFDANDLFGNPIPEAQLIDEEDLKVRQNFIGMLVTFAKSFGKDSLKESAGDTLFKSVVGKEVPFIKVGTDISTVNDFRFCELSMLGASLTPLTSTSCQGLSNLRSLLSPLQIGNWLDAGSTAIAGNRRTDGQSNVGIPLIDANGLFG; this is translated from the exons ATGGCTAAGTTTACGTTAACGGAAGCACATTGTGTCGTTAAACTActcattgtttttgtattctttaCTACTTTAATTTGCTGTGATGCAACGGTAGCTGAAGAAAGTATAGGAAAAACACGCATAAAGCGCATAGTGGGCGGACGCCATTCGAAGGCGCCACCACCTGACGATCCGGTCGTTTTCACACGCGTCTTCAATCGTGATGCGCGCGTCGAGGGCTTTCGCAATCCGGCAACAGGAATTTACTCCTTCCTCGGTCTGTACTATGCCGAACCGCCGGTTGGTCGCTTGCGTTTTGCGCGCCCTGTTTACAAGCGCATGGCCGGTGATATAAACGCCACACAATTTGGACCGCCGTGCATACAACCCCATCCCTATAATAATCGTCGCATAGTCGGTAGTGAGAACTGTTTACTGTTGAATGTTTATACGCCACATATGCCTGATGAAACGACTGGGCTGCCGGTATATGTCTGGATACATCCGGGTGGTTTTCGTTTCGGTTCTGCCGCGCAATATGATGCCACGCCTATGGCAAGACAAGGTGTCATAGTCGTAACGCTACAATATCGTCTTGGTTCCTTGGGTATTATGGGTGATGGCACCAAAGAGTTTGATGGTAACTTAGCGATCTTCGATATGGCTACCGCTTTGCGTTGGGTTAACGATTATATACGTCATTTCGGTGGCGATCCACGTCAAGTTAAGGCTATTGGTCACGGTTCGGGCGCAGCGTGTGCAATGTTTTTGTCGATGTCCCGCACGGCACGCAGTGCCACTGATATATCGGGTGTGGTCGCGATGTCGGGTACAGCGTTGTCACAATACGCAACAGATAAGGAACCGGTGCAGAGTGTGGAGGAAGTGGCGAATATAAATGGCTGTCCCACAGAGAACGAGCTGACGATCGTGGAGTGCATGAGGGAG AAATCGGCCGAGGATATCATACAAAATGACTCGAAAGTCCAAACGGAGCGTCTTGCTGGTCGTGCCATTGTCAAAGGACTTTCGGGTAGTGTCGGTTTCACGCCACACATCGAAGGTAAAAACGACGGACGTGGCTTACCCAGCTTGATTGTGGACGAACCGGAGCAACAGTTGCGAAGTGGCAGTTTCACTCCCATACCGTTGTTAACAGGCGTCACAAAGCATGAAACCGCAAACGCTGTGGGAATCGGTACACTTAATCGGATCTTTGGTTCAGCACAACAATTTCTCAATTCACTTAGCGGTACATTAAAAGACCTTTCTGGATTTTTGCGCATCGATAAAGTCACCGGAGAGATACTACAACCTGTGCTACCCGGTCTAACGGAGGCATTGACGCCCACACTTAACGATATTCTAAAAGTGCCTGAGTCATTGAGTCTGGATGAAGTGTTGGCGAAg GTCATCGACACCAGCACCGACATAATTTTCAATCTGCCGGCTGTTTTAACTTTACAAGTTTGGTCTGATTTGGCGCCTTCCTTTATGTATAGCTTCGAATATAATGGCACACGCTCCAAGGGTATACATTTTTTGCGTGGTTTGCCGATCGTTTCCGAGTATGCTGATAATGGGAACTCCGAGTTGGTGGCGCATGGCGACGAGCTCGGCTATATGTTCGATGCGAATGATCTCTTCGGTAATCCTATACCGGAAGCACAGCTTATCGATGAGGAAGACTTGAAAGTGCGTCAAAACTTTATCGGTATGCTGGTGACGTTCGCTAAGTCATTTGGTAAGGATAGTTTGAAAGAGTCTGCCGGTGACACGCTCTTTAAAAGCGTAGTTGGTAAAGAGGTGCCTTTCATAAAAGTGGGTACGGATATAAGTACCGTTAATGATTTCCGTTTTTGTGAGCTCTCTATGCTGGGCGCTTCACTAACGCCCTTAACTTCGACCAGTTGCCAGGGTTTGAGCAATTTACGTAGTTTGTTGTCACCCTTGCAGATTGGTAACTGGCTTGACGCTGGCAGCACTGCTATAGCTGGGAATCGCAGAACTGACGGTCAGTCGAATGTTGGCATTCCACTGATTGATGCAAATGGACTTTTCGGTTGA